One genomic window of Etheostoma spectabile isolate EspeVRDwgs_2016 chromosome 7, UIUC_Espe_1.0, whole genome shotgun sequence includes the following:
- the LOC116692675 gene encoding receptor-type tyrosine-protein phosphatase V isoform X3, translating to MRAQTFPRAQILQELSLRCQALAANDNRGFKQEFEELDDVGKNLPTRAGDSKANREKNRYPYILPYDHCRVRLSVQNSQPHTDYINANFVPGGGSERDFICTQGPLHNTMADFWRMVWEQNVRIIVMVTALRHKDIVLCDRYWPLERCTAEHGLIQVTTVTCKQGPDYFITTINLRQRACSTVRIITQYYYPAWPDRGIPKDVSSLCAFTEHVRQELEAIPLLGPAVVHCRCWALRDICDVVVADAAVREGHPA from the exons ATGAG GGCGCAAACCTTCCCAAGGGCGCAAATTCTGCAGGAGTTAAGTTTGCGATGCCAGGCACTCGCAGCCAATGACAACAGGGGCTTTAAACAGGAGTTTGAG GAGCTAGATGACGTTGGCAAAAACCTCCCCACCCGAGCAGGAGACTCAAAGGCCAACAGAGAAAAGAACAGATACCCCTACATACTGCCAT ATGACCACTGTCGCGTCAGGCTGTCAGTCCAAAACTCCCAACCACACACTGACTACATCAACGCAAATTTTGTGCCT GGTGGAGGCTCAGAAAGAGACTTCATCTGCACCCAGGGTCCTTTGCACAATACCATGGCTGACTTCTGGAGGATGGTGTGGGAGCAAAACGTCAGGATAATCGTCATGGTGACAGCTCTGAGACACAAGGACATA GTGCTGTGTGATAGGTATTGGCCTCTAGAACGATGCACTGCTGAACATGGACTGATCCAAGTGACAACAGTGACCTGCAAACAAGGTCCAGATTATTTTATCACCACCATTAACCTCAGACAG agagcTTGTTCAACAGTCAGGATAATCACACAGTACTACTACCCTGCCTGGCCGGACCGGGGCATCCCTAAAGATGTATCCTCACTGTGTGCCTTCACTGAGCACGTGCGGCAGGAATTGGAAGCTATTCCACTCCTGGGGCCGGCTGTGGTGCACTGCAg GTGTTGGGCGCTCAGGGACATTTGTGACGTTGTTGTGGCTGATGCAGCTGTGCGCGAGGGGCATCCGGCCTGA
- the LOC116692675 gene encoding receptor-type tyrosine-protein phosphatase V isoform X1 gives MRAQTFPRAQILQELSLRCQALAANDNRGFKQEFEELDDVGKNLPTRAGDSKANREKNRYPYILPYDHCRVRLSVQNSQPHTDYINANFVPGGGSERDFICTQGPLHNTMADFWRMVWEQNVRIIVMVTALRHKDIVLCDRYWPLERCTAEHGLIQVTTVTCKQGPDYFITTINLRQRACSTVRIITQYYYPAWPDRGIPKDVSSLCAFTEHVRQELEAIPLLGPAVVHCSAGVGRSGTFVTLLWLMQLCARGIRPDIRAAVEDLRLHRMWMVQNLEQYILVHHCLLRWLSGGTSACRPQVQEASSKINHHSQDQPHSSMGRSGRRQRHHRHTVPSHQPQNTFQQILNPGMLLRRLLPSSSLFNPGSHAS, from the exons ATGAG GGCGCAAACCTTCCCAAGGGCGCAAATTCTGCAGGAGTTAAGTTTGCGATGCCAGGCACTCGCAGCCAATGACAACAGGGGCTTTAAACAGGAGTTTGAG GAGCTAGATGACGTTGGCAAAAACCTCCCCACCCGAGCAGGAGACTCAAAGGCCAACAGAGAAAAGAACAGATACCCCTACATACTGCCAT ATGACCACTGTCGCGTCAGGCTGTCAGTCCAAAACTCCCAACCACACACTGACTACATCAACGCAAATTTTGTGCCT GGTGGAGGCTCAGAAAGAGACTTCATCTGCACCCAGGGTCCTTTGCACAATACCATGGCTGACTTCTGGAGGATGGTGTGGGAGCAAAACGTCAGGATAATCGTCATGGTGACAGCTCTGAGACACAAGGACATA GTGCTGTGTGATAGGTATTGGCCTCTAGAACGATGCACTGCTGAACATGGACTGATCCAAGTGACAACAGTGACCTGCAAACAAGGTCCAGATTATTTTATCACCACCATTAACCTCAGACAG agagcTTGTTCAACAGTCAGGATAATCACACAGTACTACTACCCTGCCTGGCCGGACCGGGGCATCCCTAAAGATGTATCCTCACTGTGTGCCTTCACTGAGCACGTGCGGCAGGAATTGGAAGCTATTCCACTCCTGGGGCCGGCTGTGGTGCACTGCAg tgcaGGTGTTGGGCGCTCAGGGACATTTGTGACGTTGTTGTGGCTGATGCAGCTGTGCGCGAGGGGCATCCGGCCTGATATCCGGGCTGCTGTGGAGGATCTACGGCTACATCGAATGTGGATGGTCCAAAATCTG GAGCAGTACATATTAGTTCACCACTGTCTGCTACGCTGGCTCAGCGGGGGAACATCAGCATG CAGGCCACAAGTTCAGGAAGCCAGTTCAAAAATTAACCACCACAGTCAAGATCAACCCCATAGCTCCATGGGCCGTTCAGGGAGGAGACAGCGCCATCATCGGCACACAGTTCCATCACACCAACCACAGAACACATTCCAGCAGATTTTAAACCCCGGGATGCTACTGAGGAGGTTACTGCCTTCCTCATCACTGTTTAATCCAGGCTCACATGCTTCCTGA
- the LOC116692675 gene encoding receptor-type tyrosine-protein phosphatase V isoform X2 — MRAQTFPRAQILQELSLRCQALAANDNRGFKQEFEELDDVGKNLPTRAGDSKANREKNRYPYILPYDHCRVRLSVQNSQPHTDYINANFVPGGGSERDFICTQGPLHNTMADFWRMVWEQNVRIIVMVTALRHKDIVLCDRYWPLERCTAEHGLIQVTTVTCKQGPDYFITTINLRQRACSTVRIITQYYYPAWPDRGIPKDVSSLCAFTEHVRQELEAIPLLGPAVVHCSAGVGRSGTFVTLLWLMQLCARGIRPDIRAAVEDLRLHRMWMVQNLEQYILVHHCLLRWLSGGTSAWPQVQEASSKINHHSQDQPHSSMGRSGRRQRHHRHTVPSHQPQNTFQQILNPGMLLRRLLPSSSLFNPGSHAS; from the exons ATGAG GGCGCAAACCTTCCCAAGGGCGCAAATTCTGCAGGAGTTAAGTTTGCGATGCCAGGCACTCGCAGCCAATGACAACAGGGGCTTTAAACAGGAGTTTGAG GAGCTAGATGACGTTGGCAAAAACCTCCCCACCCGAGCAGGAGACTCAAAGGCCAACAGAGAAAAGAACAGATACCCCTACATACTGCCAT ATGACCACTGTCGCGTCAGGCTGTCAGTCCAAAACTCCCAACCACACACTGACTACATCAACGCAAATTTTGTGCCT GGTGGAGGCTCAGAAAGAGACTTCATCTGCACCCAGGGTCCTTTGCACAATACCATGGCTGACTTCTGGAGGATGGTGTGGGAGCAAAACGTCAGGATAATCGTCATGGTGACAGCTCTGAGACACAAGGACATA GTGCTGTGTGATAGGTATTGGCCTCTAGAACGATGCACTGCTGAACATGGACTGATCCAAGTGACAACAGTGACCTGCAAACAAGGTCCAGATTATTTTATCACCACCATTAACCTCAGACAG agagcTTGTTCAACAGTCAGGATAATCACACAGTACTACTACCCTGCCTGGCCGGACCGGGGCATCCCTAAAGATGTATCCTCACTGTGTGCCTTCACTGAGCACGTGCGGCAGGAATTGGAAGCTATTCCACTCCTGGGGCCGGCTGTGGTGCACTGCAg tgcaGGTGTTGGGCGCTCAGGGACATTTGTGACGTTGTTGTGGCTGATGCAGCTGTGCGCGAGGGGCATCCGGCCTGATATCCGGGCTGCTGTGGAGGATCTACGGCTACATCGAATGTGGATGGTCCAAAATCTG GAGCAGTACATATTAGTTCACCACTGTCTGCTACGCTGGCTCAGCGGGGGAACATCAGCATG GCCACAAGTTCAGGAAGCCAGTTCAAAAATTAACCACCACAGTCAAGATCAACCCCATAGCTCCATGGGCCGTTCAGGGAGGAGACAGCGCCATCATCGGCACACAGTTCCATCACACCAACCACAGAACACATTCCAGCAGATTTTAAACCCCGGGATGCTACTGAGGAGGTTACTGCCTTCCTCATCACTGTTTAATCCAGGCTCACATGCTTCCTGA